In Novosphingobium kaempferiae, the DNA window GAGGTCGCTGAATCGGTATCGGACCTCGACGATCTCAACCTGAGTTTCTACGCATCGAGCGAACAGCACATCCTCGTCATCGAACGCGATTTGCTGCAAGACAATTGTGCAGCAATCCTCGAACGGATGCAGCATGACCATGCGAACCTGAGGATCGTAGTCCTTACCGGTACTTTCGATTTCGATGAAATGGTCGCGCTCTATGCTTCGGGCGCCTATGCCTATTTCCCGGACAACGTGCCTTACCTCTCGTTAGTCGCGATCCTGCAGATGGTGTCCAACGGGCAGAAGGTGGCGCCGCCCGAAGTGATCGACTTCCTGGTCTCGATGCCCGCCGCATCGCGCCCGACCGCCTCCGGCCCGTCGCTGGACGCCTACAAGTTCCGCGAACGCGAACTGCGGGTGCTGGAACAGCTCGCGCTCGGCCAGCCGAACAAGGCGATCTCGCGCGAGATGGGCATCAACGAAACCGCCGTGAAAGCCGCGGTGAAGGCCATCCTGCGCAAGCTGGGGGTGGAGAACCGCACCCAGGCCGCCGTCATGGCGCGCGAGCTTGTCCGGCAGCCGGGGTCCGAGGATACGGAGACGACCGCCGAACAGCCGCCCGAAGAACCCGAAGCGGACCTGTTCAGCGCGCATGACTCGACCGTGCGTCCGTTCGGTGGCGGCGGTGGTTCGCGAGCCATCGGAATGGAGCGAACCATCACAGATTCCAGAAACAATTTGTTGCAGGCAGTAATTAGGAAGACATCTATCTGCCTTTGTTACTTTCAGGTCTTCCACTTGGCCTGCCTGTCCTGATTTTTCGGAATCCCATTTTAGCACTCTTCGACACCCTAAAGAGCTCATTCGATAGGTATATTCCCTCAAAATATACCGTGACTCTCCGTTAGAGCGATGCGACATTGCGTTTGTGGGGTTAACTTACTCCATTATGAGTCTAAGGGGGTTTTACATGTATCGAATAGAGGGAACCGAGAACGTCCAGCTGACTTCGCGCGAGATGGATGTGCTTCAATTCGTTGCCATGGGTCGTTCCGCCAAGGAGACCGCCATCGAACTGAACATCGCTCCGTGTACTGTCGAGCGCCACGTCGAAAACGTCCGCCTGAAGACGCGCACGCGCAACCGCGCGCACATGATCGCCTACGTCATTCGCGAAGGCCTGCTCCAGTCCGAGGCCAACTGAGCGTAGATATGCATGCAAAGAATGTCGGAATTCTAGTTTCTAGAACTGGCCTCTCCGGGCCCAAGACATCAGCATACCGCCCTTCGGGTCGATAACATCGCTTTCTACTGTTTCACCTTCGATAAATACGTTTCTCAGGCCGCAGCCAACGCCGCATTCGAACGACGACGGGGCAATCGAGAGCCCCCTGCCAAGCGCCTTTGAACACGCTTCCTTCCTGACCCAGACCGTCAGGAACGCATGGTCGCCCATAACCGCAGACCTACCGCCCAACTGGGCCACTTCACGATCCGTATAGTACATCGAGGCGAGTCCCGCCGTATCGTCGATCGCGCGCACCTGCTCGATGTCGATGCCGATCTCCGCGTCCATCGCCAGCGCCACCAGCGCATGGCTGCCGGTGTAGCTCATGCTGCACTGCACCTGCCGCATCTCCAGGAGATGCGGCTTGCCGTAGTCGTTGCGGCCGTAGCGCTGCCGCCTTGCGGAAATGCCGAAACCGGCCTCCACCAGCAGCCGCATGGCCCCGTGCGCCGCACGGTAGCGGCGCGCCAGATCATCCACCGTGAAGCGAGCCGCGCGCTGCGTCTCCTCGTCCGAAAGCAGGTCGGCCAGCGCGGATTGCGGGCCTTTGCGGGCGCTTACCAGCCAGAGCGGGAACGGCGCCGCGATTCGCTCGCCGTCGATGCCGTGGGCGCGCAGGGTCTCTGCGAAATCCTCTCCCATCCCAGTGCCCTGCCTCAGCGGCGGACCGGCGACAGCATGCCGTGGCGCACGAAGTCGCTCAGCAGCCGGGGCGGATCCTCGCGCGGGGCCCGGCGCAGCAGCTGCTTGGCAAGGTAGGCGACATGTCCTGCGATCCACGCGATGTCCGCCGCCAGCGCATAGGCGCGCCCGTGGTTCTTGCGGAAGTAGCGGCGGCGCGAGGCGAACCAGTAGCCCGGCACTCGGCGTGCCACAGCGCCCTGCCCGGTGACGCCGGTGCTCTGCCCGGCGATGTGCAGCACGACCGGGCGCGGCGCATACCAGCACTGCCAGCCCATCGCCCGCGCCGTGCGGCAGAAATCGGTCTCCTCGTAATAGAGGAAATACCCCTCGTCGAAGCGCAGCCCCTGTTCGAGCAGCTCGCGGCGCACCGCCACGCTCGCACCCGATACCCAGTCGGCCTGCTCGGCGCGGCCGTCCATGGTGCGCACGACGGCGTGGCGCGCGAGCAGGCGCGAGGCCGGGCCCCAGCGCAATGCACGCTCCAGTTCGCCGAGCACCGTCGGGAAGCGGAAGGCGTGCGGCCAGGGCGTGCCGTCGGCCAGCAGCAGCGCCGTGCCGGTGATCCCGGCGCGCGGGGTCGCGGCCATGAAGGTCGCCAGCGCCTGCACCGTGCCCGGCATCACGCGGGTATCGGGATTGAGCAGCCAGACCGCCCGGCTGCGCCCGCTGCGCAGCGAATGTTCGATGCCCAGGTTGCAGCCCGCGCCGAACCCGCCGTTGACCGAGGAAGGGATCAGCGTGACCCAGTCCCAGCCGCGCGCCTCGATCGCCGCCTGCACCAGTTCGGCCGAACCGTCGCCCGATGCATTGTCGACCACGATCGCGCGCAGGCGCGCTCCCCCGAGGCGCTCGGCATCGAGGCTGGCGAGGCAGTCGAGCACCAGCGGGCCGGTGCGGTAATTGACGATGACGACATCGATCGGGAAGACCAGTGCCGAGGAATAGCTGCGCGCGGTCATTCTGCTGCCTGCTCGAAATAGTCGAAACGCTCTTCATGGGCGGCCATCGCGCGGCTCCAGGGGCCATGCTCCGACAGCGCATCGTCGAGCGCGCTCTGGAACAGCGGCGCCAGCGTCGCGACGTGGGGCTCCTGAAGGTTGGAGCTGTGGCCGCCGGGGACGTCGAGGATCACGATATCCTCGCGCACCCGCTTGCCCCAGCCCAGCGCGTAGTCGCGATAGACCATGCGATAGGGCGTATCGTCGACGATGCCGGTATCGTCCGATGCCTTGAACAGCGCGACGCTGGCCGACTGGAGCACGCCCATCGGGCGGTGCTCCTTGTGCGCCACTTCGTAGAGCTTGAGGAACGGGATCGCGGGCGATCCGGCCTCGGCCACGGGAAGCGCATCCTCCGCGCCGCGCAGGGACTGGACGGTGCGCCGGTCCTGCGCCTGCCGCAGCCGCGATCCGACTTCCCAGCGCACGAGGTTCCACGCCCTCCGCCCGAGGTCGGGCAGCACGTGCAGCGCGCTGGTGGACCGCAGCGAGGCGGTGACACGGGACAGGCGGGTGCGGGTCTCGCCGAAGCGGAACTTGCGCGCCTCCACATCGGCGGCGTCGATGATGCCGACGAAGGCGACCTGCTCGCCCATCGCCTGCAGCTGCTGCGCCATCTCGAAGGCGATGACGCCGCCTGCGCACAGGCCCGCCAGCAGGTACGGCCCCTGCGGCTGCACCGCGCGGACTTTCCCGAGGTGGTAGGCCGCCATCTCGTCGATGCGGGTGTGGGCGTAGTTGCCGTCCGCCTTGCGCAGCGGTTCGAGGCCGAGCACCGGGCGCGATCCGTCGAGTCGCAGCGCGAGGCCGCGATAGAGCAGCGTCTCGCCAAGGCCGTCGTGGACGAAGAACAGCGGGGTGCCGGTGCCGCCCTTGCGGATGGTAACGACACCGTGCCCAAAGCCGTCGTCGGCGGGCGCGACGGTGGCGTCGCTCGCCTGGCTGTCGGGGTCGATCACCGCCGCCAGCGCTGCGACGGTCGGCTGGCCGAGCATCGCCGCCAGCGGCAGGGTACGGCCGGTCTTCTTGCGCAAGCGGTTGGTGAACTGCACCGCCAGCAGCGAATGGCCGCCAAGGTCGAAGAAGTTGTCGTGCCGCCCGACCGCATCCATGCCGAGGAGGTCGCACCACAAGTCGGCGATGACCTGTTCGGCGGGGGTCGCGGGCAAGTCCGCCGGATCGCCGCTCGCCGCTTCCCGGCGCGCCGCACGGGGCGGGCTGCGCAGGCGCGAGAGCACGGGTTCGAGGTCGTAGGGCGAGATCACCGTATGCGGGCGGCTGCGGCCCGAAAGCAGGCGGGCGACGATCTCCACGCCCTCTTCGGGGAGGATGCCCTCGACCGATGCGGCAATGTCGTTCGACGCGGCCCTGGCGGCGCGCGGTGGGGCGGAGACGGGCGCGCGGGACAGCTGCGCCGCATCGCCCATGTGCATCATCGTGAACTCGCGCACTTCGGCGAGGACGACGCCGTCGGCATCGGTGATGGTGACGTTGAACACCGCCGTCTGCCCGTCGCTCGACGCGAGGCGGATGTGGCTCCAGATGCGCGCGGGCAGCGGCGCGTGGAGCAGGAAGCGGCGGTAGGTGAACGGCGCGTAGAACTCGCGCGACGGATCGCGGCCGGGGATCAGCGTCTGCGCGCCCGCCGTCGCGAAGTCGAGCAGCGCGGGGTGGAGGCCCATGGCATCCGTCTCGGCGCGGAATTCCTCCGCCAGCTCCAGTTGCAGCAGCGCCTCGCCATGCGGGTTGCCGAGCGCCTGCACCACGTTCTGCCAGCGCGGACCGAAGTCCATCATCGGCTGGTCCTCCGCACCGCAGATCGCCGGGAGGCAGCGCTCGGCGATGGCGCCGAGGTCCAGCGCATTGCGCAGCGGGGTGAGCGTGTGCGGCCTGACGACGCCGTGCGCGTGCTCGGTCCATTCGCCCTGCTCGCCCTCGGTGCGGCCAAGGATGGTGACCTTCCACCCGCTCGCGCCGCGCTTGCGGACGTGGACGCGCAAGGCGCGCTCCGTGCCGTCGGGCACCGCGAAGGGCTTGAGGAAGGTGAAGTCGGACAGCTCCAGCGCACCCTTGTGAACCAGCGCAACTGCTGCCCGTGACATCTCCAGGAAAGATGTCCCGGGCAGCAGCGCACCGGCATCGACGACGCGATGCTCATCGAGCACCCAATGCCGCACGGGGGTTAGGATGCCGGTGACCACAAACTCGTCTTCGGAAATGGTGCAGAGCCGTTCGAGGAACGGATGGTCGATCGCCTTGCCGGTGCCGAGATCCTCGGGAAGCGTGGCGGGTCCGCCCTCGCGCCCGCCGAGCGATGCGGCCATGCCGACTTCGGCCCACTGGCTCCAGCCGACCGACTGCACCCGCGTGACGGGATCGCGGCGGCGCGATTGGGCATAGGCGTCGAGGAAGGCGTTGGCGGCGGCATAGTCGACCTGCCCCGGCAGGCCCGCGAAGGCGCTGACCGAGGAGAACAGCAGCAGGAAGCCGGGCTTCTGGCCCTTCAGCGCTTCCTCCAGCGCCAGCGTGCCCGCGATCTTGGGGCGCAGCACGGCTTCGACGGCGGGGCGTGTGCGGGTCTCGATGAGCCCGTCGTCGAGCGCGCCGGCGGCATGGAACACGCCGTCCACCGGGCCGAAGCGGGCGACGGCGGCCCGGATGCCCTTGGCCAGCGCGCGGGCGTCGGCGACATCGGCGACGATCAGCTCCACTTCGCCGCCCGCCGCTTCGAGGGCGAGGAGGCGGCGGACCTTGTCCTCGACACCCAGCGGCAGGTCGCCGCGGGAAAGACGCTCGGCCCATTCGCCGCGCGGCGGCAGGGCGCTGCGACCGACGAGGACGAGGCGGGCCTTGCAGACGCGCGCCAGATGGTCCGCGATCGACAGGCCGAGGCCGCCGAGGCCGCCGGTGACGACGTAGACGCCGCCCTCGCGCAGCCAGGTCGCCTGCCCCTCGGCCAGCGGCTCGCGGGCGTTGCGGTAGCTCTGCACCCAGCGTTCGCCGCCGCGCAGGGCGACGTCGCCGGTCATGCAGCCGCGCCGTGCGCGGTCGAGCGAGACTTCCTCGATCAGCGCGTCGAAATCTGCGGCACCGGCGTCGATGTCGATCGCGCGCACCTCGATGGCGGGATATTCGGCGGTGACGGAGCGGGCCGCGCCCACCGCCGTCGCCTTGAGCGGCACCAGCGACGCATCGCCCGCGACGCGCTGCGCGTCGGTGGTGACGAGGGCGATGACCGCCGCCGCCTCATCCACCTGTGCGGCAAGTTCGGGGACCATGGCGATGAGAGCGTGCAGCCCCCGGTCGAGGATCGCGGCATCGCGACGGCGCGGCGCGGCGACCGCGCCGGTCAGCCAGCAATGGTAGATCTGCTTGGGCGTGCGTCCGTCCTTCGCCAGATGCACGAACAGCCGCGACCAGTCATCCCGCACGTCGGGCCGCAGCGCGAAGGCATCCGCCGCGCTGGCCGAGAAGCGGGCGGCGGCACGCACCGTCACCGTCTCCACCCCGCGCTCGCGCAGGCGGGCGGCAAGGCCGTCGCCGAAGCCGTCGTCATCGCACAGCACCATCGCCGGGCCGACCGGATCGGCGGTCTCGGCAAGGTTCTCCCGGCTCCACACCGGCTCGTAGCCCCAGTCGTCGAGGCCGAGGCGCGCCTCGGGATCGCCCTGGGCCTGCGCGCCGTGCAGCGTCGCGCCGGGTTCGATCCAGTGGCGTTCACGGTCGAAGCGGTAGGTCGGCAGCGGCACGCGGCAGCGCACTTCCTCGCCCCACCACGCCGCCCAGTCCACCTCGACGCCGAGCGCCCAGAGTTCGCCGAGCGCCTCCATCACGCGCTGGTCGTCGGCCACGTCCTCACCCGAATGGCGCATCGAGGCGACCACCGGCTGCGTAGGCTTGCGGGCCGGATGCTGGCGGGCAAGGCTGGTCATGGCGCGGCCCGGGCCGACTTCCAGCAGCACCTGATCCGCCTCTGCCAGCAGGCATTCGAGGCCGTCGGTATAGCGCACCGGCTCGCGCAGGTGGCGCACCCAGTACTCGGGATCGGTCGCTTCCGCGGCGCTCACCCAGCGGCCCGTCAGGTTCGAGGCGAAGGGGATCTGCGGCGCGCGGAAGGCGATCGTGCGCAGCAGGGCGCGGAATTCCGGCAGGATCGGATCGAGCATCGCCGAATGCGCGGCGACCTCGATGGGGATCGCCTGCGCCTCGATCTCACGCGCGTGAAGCTCGGCGTGGAAGGCCGCGATGGCCTCCGCCCCGCCCGACACGACGCAGAGCGCGGGCGCGTTGATCGTGGCGATGGAGACGTCCGGCGGCAGCATCGGCGCCAGTTCGGCCTCGGGCAGCGGCACCGAGATCATGCCGCCCTTTGCGGTCGTCTCGAACAGGCGGCCGCGCGCGTGGACGATGCGCAGGCCGGCTTCGAGGTCGATGACGCCCGCGATGTGCGCAGCGGCATATTCGCCGCAGCTGTGGCCGATCATCGCGGCGGGCTCGATGCCGAGGCGCATCCAGAAGCGCGCCAGCGCGGTCTGGACGATGAACAGCGCGGGCAGCGCGTTGGAGGGCCGCTCAAGCTGCGTCGCCGCCTCGGCGCGGTCCGCCTCCACCGGGAACAGCCAGCGGCGCAGGTCGGGCACGCCGATGCGCGAGAGGGTGGCGAGGCCCTTGTCCACGTCGGCGCGGAAGGCGGCGTCGCTTTCATGCAGGCCGCGCGCCATGTCGACATGCTGCAACCCGCCGCCGCAGAACTGGAAGGCCACCGGACGACCGGGCACGCAAGGCGCCTTGGCCGAACCGTGGCGCGCGGCGGCGTCAAGCGCGGCGCTCGCCCCGGCGGCATCCCCGGCCACCGCGAAACGCCGCCAGCCGAGATGACGGCGACCGCTCTGGAGCGTGAAGGCGGCATCGGCGAGAGCGCGGGCGGCATCGTCGGGCGTGGATTGCTTCGCTTCGCTCGCAATGACGAAGTGTTGGCCCTCACCAGCTTCGACGAGGTGCTCCCCTCCCCTCCCTTCGTCATTGCGAGCGACGAAGTCGCGCGGCAATCCAGCGGCATCGCCATCCGCCATGGATTGCTTCGCTTCGCTCGCAATGACGAGCGGGGCGGACGCCTCGAAATGTCGGGCCAGTGCGCCTGCATTGGCGTCTGCTGCGCTTTGCGTCGCGCCGGACGTCAGCAGCAGCTGGCGGCGACGGCTCGGGCCGCTGGCCGCGCGCGGCGGCGCTTCCTCCATGACGAGATGCGCGTTGGTGCCCCCGACGCCGAGTGAGCTGACCCCGGCGCGACGGGGGCGTTCGTCGCGCCGGAGCCAGGGCGCGCTGGCGGACTGTACGCGGAACAGTCCGGTATCCAGCGCGCATTCGGGATTTGGGGCCCCGAAATGCGGAACGGGCGGCAGCTGCGCATTGCGCATGGCCAGCGCCACCTTGATGACGCCCGCCGCGCCTGCGGCGGTGTCCGTATGGCCGATATTGGCCTTGACCGAGCCGAGCGCGCAGGGCTCGGACCGAGGGCCGGATTGCGAGAAGACCTGCCGCAGCGCCGCGACCTCGATCGGGTCGCCGATGGGCGTGCCGGTGCCGTGCGCCTCGACATAGTCGATGGCCGAGGGGTCGATGCCCGAAACGCCCAGCGCCTCGGCGACGACCGCCGCCTGCCCGTCGACGCTGGGGGCGAGGTAGCCGACCTTGCCCGCGCCGTCGTTGTTGATCGCCGAACCGCGGATCACCGCGTGGATGTGGTCGCCCGCCTCGATGGCGTCCTCGAGCCGGCGCAGCGCCACCACGGCGACGCCGCTGCCGAACACGGTGCCCTTGGAATCCGCGTCGAACGGACGGCACAGGCCGTCGGGCGACAGGATTTCGCCCTGTTCGTAGAGGTAGCCCTGCCGGTGCGGCAGTTCGATCGATGCGCCGCCCGCCAGCGCCATGTCGCACTCGCCCGAGATCAGGCTCTGCGCCGCCATGTGGATGGACACGAGCGAGGTGGAGCACGCGGTCTGCACGTTGATGCTCGGCCCCTTGAGGTCGAACAGGTACGAGACGCGGGTGGTCAGGAAGTCCTTGTCGTTGCTGGTGTGGCGCAGCAGGAACAGGCCGACCTCGTTCACCAGCTTGCCGTTGGTGAGCAGGTTGTAGGGCATGTAGGCGTTGTGGCCCGATCCCGCGAAGACGCCGATCACGCCCCCATCCCCGGCGAAACCCTGCGGGGTATGGCCCGCATCCTCCAGCGCTTCCCACGAACATTCGAGGAAGTGGCGGTGCTGCGGGTCCATCACCGCCGCATCGCGCTTCGACAGGCCGAACAGCGCGGCATCGAAGCATTCCATGTCGGCCAGCGGCGCGCCCCGGCGCACGTAGTCGGGATTGCGCAGCAGCGCGGGCGAGACCCCGGCGGCGAGCAGTTCCTCCTCGGAATAGGTCTCGACGCCGTCGCGACCCTCGCTCAGCATCGACCAGAACTCGTCCGGGCTGCGCGCCCCGGCGAAACGGCAGGCCATGCCGACGATGGCGATCGCACCCGACATGTCGAGCGAGGGATCGAACGGTTCTTCGATGGGCTGGTGCATGACTGTGTCCTGTTAGATCGAAGCGCGCGAACGGATGGTGCGGGGGGTGCGAAGGGCCGCGTATGCCCCTCCCTCCCCGTCGACCATCGCCATCACACCCTCACCCCTACGCGCGCCCCGGCGAGGCGCTGGCGCGCCTGCTGGCGGGCGAGCGCGCGGCTCTGTCCCTGTGTCGCGGCGGCCGTGACCTGTCCTTCCGATCCGCCCGCCAGATGCGCGCCCAGCGCGGCGATGGTGGGGAAGCGGAAGATGTCGGTCAGCGCCACGGGTTGCGTCAGTTCCGCCGCAAGCCTGCGGTGGACCTGGATGGCGAGCAGCGAGTGCCCGCCGATGTCGAAGAAGTTGTCGGACAGGCGGACCTGCGGCAGCTTCAGCACGTCGCACCAGATCGCCTGGATCTGCGCCTCGACGCCAGTGGCCGGGGCCGCGCCCTCCGCCACGTTGTCGACCACCACGCTGACCGGTTCGGGCAGGGCGTTGCGGTCGATCTTGCCGTTGGGCGTGCGCGGCAGGGCCTCCAGCATGACGAAGTTGGACGGCACCATGAAGTCGGGCAGCCGTTCGCGAAGATGCGCGCGCAAGTCCTCCACCGCCGGCGCGCCGGTGCGCGGGGCTAGGTAGGCGACGAGCCGGGTGGCGGCCCCTTCCTTGCGAGCGACGACGACGGCCTCGGTGACGTCGGCATGCGCGGTCAGCGCGGCCTCGATCTCGCCCAGTTCGATGCGGTAGCCGCGGATCTTCACCTGATGGTCGAGGCGACCGAGGAACTCCAGCGTGCCGTCTTCGCGCTGGCGGGCAAGGTCGCCGGTGCGATAGGCGCGCTCGCCGGGGTTGAAGGGGTGCACGATGAAGCGCTCGGCGGTCAGTTCGGGACGGTCGTGATAGCCGCGCACCACGCCCGCCCCGCCGATCACCAGCTCGCCCGGCGTGCCCGGACGCACCGGCTGCATGCGCCGGTCGAGGATGTAGATCTGCTGATTGAGCAGCGGCTTGCCGAGCGGCGGCGCACCACCTTGGTCGAGCGCGTGGACGGCGGACCACACGGTCGTCTCGGTCGGGCCGTACATGTTCATGACTGTGCCGGAGACGAGCCCGGTCATGTCGGTCGCCAGCTGCGGCGGGAACGCCTCGCCGCCGACCATGAGGTGCTTCAGGGCCTGAAGACGGGGGCGCGAAAGCTCGTCTCCAGCGAGCACCTGGAGCAGCGAAGGCGTGCACTGCAGGTGGGTGACGCCATGGCGCGCCATGAGGGCGTGCAGTGCGCGCTCGGGGACGTCCTGTGCGCTCTTGGTGTCGTTCAGTACCATTTCGCGCAGGCGGGCGATCTGCGGCAGATGCTCGATAACCGTCTGATTATCCACGCCAAAATCGACCAGACAGCCGATCTCGTCGACACCCAGCGCAGAAAGCCTCGCCACCAGCGCGACATTGTCCTCGGGCGTGCCGAACAGACCGCTGGTCTCGAAATAGCGCTCGAACGCATGGTCGAGCAGGGCGTCGGTCTCTTCCTGCGAGATATCGGAAAGTTCAAGCCTTTCAGCACCTTGCGGCGTCTTGAAAGCCGGGAAG includes these proteins:
- a CDS encoding response regulator transcription factor, with the translated sequence MPASISIAIRNSIIREGLRRIFMDACFEVAESVSDLDDLNLSFYASSEQHILVIERDLLQDNCAAILERMQHDHANLRIVVLTGTFDFDEMVALYASGAYAYFPDNVPYLSLVAILQMVSNGQKVAPPEVIDFLVSMPAASRPTASGPSLDAYKFRERELRVLEQLALGQPNKAISREMGINETAVKAAVKAILRKLGVENRTQAAVMARELVRQPGSEDTETTAEQPPEEPEADLFSAHDSTVRPFGGGGGSRAIGMERTITDSRNNLLQAVIRKTSICLCYFQVFHLACLS
- a CDS encoding response regulator transcription factor; this encodes MYRIEGTENVQLTSREMDVLQFVAMGRSAKETAIELNIAPCTVERHVENVRLKTRTRNRAHMIAYVIREGLLQSEAN
- a CDS encoding 4'-phosphopantetheinyl transferase family protein, which gives rise to MGEDFAETLRAHGIDGERIAAPFPLWLVSARKGPQSALADLLSDEETQRAARFTVDDLARRYRAAHGAMRLLVEAGFGISARRQRYGRNDYGKPHLLEMRQVQCSMSYTGSHALVALAMDAEIGIDIEQVRAIDDTAGLASMYYTDREVAQLGGRSAVMGDHAFLTVWVRKEACSKALGRGLSIAPSSFECGVGCGLRNVFIEGETVESDVIDPKGGMLMSWARRGQF
- a CDS encoding glycosyltransferase family 2 protein, whose product is MTARSYSSALVFPIDVVIVNYRTGPLVLDCLASLDAERLGGARLRAIVVDNASGDGSAELVQAAIEARGWDWVTLIPSSVNGGFGAGCNLGIEHSLRSGRSRAVWLLNPDTRVMPGTVQALATFMAATPRAGITGTALLLADGTPWPHAFRFPTVLGELERALRWGPASRLLARHAVVRTMDGRAEQADWVSGASVAVRRELLEQGLRFDEGYFLYYEETDFCRTARAMGWQCWYAPRPVVLHIAGQSTGVTGQGAVARRVPGYWFASRRRYFRKNHGRAYALAADIAWIAGHVAYLAKQLLRRAPREDPPRLLSDFVRHGMLSPVRR
- a CDS encoding type I polyketide synthase, translating into MHQPIEEPFDPSLDMSGAIAIVGMACRFAGARSPDEFWSMLSEGRDGVETYSEEELLAAGVSPALLRNPDYVRRGAPLADMECFDAALFGLSKRDAAVMDPQHRHFLECSWEALEDAGHTPQGFAGDGGVIGVFAGSGHNAYMPYNLLTNGKLVNEVGLFLLRHTSNDKDFLTTRVSYLFDLKGPSINVQTACSTSLVSIHMAAQSLISGECDMALAGGASIELPHRQGYLYEQGEILSPDGLCRPFDADSKGTVFGSGVAVVALRRLEDAIEAGDHIHAVIRGSAINNDGAGKVGYLAPSVDGQAAVVAEALGVSGIDPSAIDYVEAHGTGTPIGDPIEVAALRQVFSQSGPRSEPCALGSVKANIGHTDTAAGAAGVIKVALAMRNAQLPPVPHFGAPNPECALDTGLFRVQSASAPWLRRDERPRRAGVSSLGVGGTNAHLVMEEAPPRAASGPSRRRQLLLTSGATQSAADANAGALARHFEASAPLVIASEAKQSMADGDAAGLPRDFVARNDEGRGGEHLVEAGEGQHFVIASEAKQSTPDDAARALADAAFTLQSGRRHLGWRRFAVAGDAAGASAALDAAARHGSAKAPCVPGRPVAFQFCGGGLQHVDMARGLHESDAAFRADVDKGLATLSRIGVPDLRRWLFPVEADRAEAATQLERPSNALPALFIVQTALARFWMRLGIEPAAMIGHSCGEYAAAHIAGVIDLEAGLRIVHARGRLFETTAKGGMISVPLPEAELAPMLPPDVSIATINAPALCVVSGGAEAIAAFHAELHAREIEAQAIPIEVAAHSAMLDPILPEFRALLRTIAFRAPQIPFASNLTGRWVSAAEATDPEYWVRHLREPVRYTDGLECLLAEADQVLLEVGPGRAMTSLARQHPARKPTQPVVASMRHSGEDVADDQRVMEALGELWALGVEVDWAAWWGEEVRCRVPLPTYRFDRERHWIEPGATLHGAQAQGDPEARLGLDDWGYEPVWSRENLAETADPVGPAMVLCDDDGFGDGLAARLRERGVETVTVRAAARFSASAADAFALRPDVRDDWSRLFVHLAKDGRTPKQIYHCWLTGAVAAPRRRDAAILDRGLHALIAMVPELAAQVDEAAAVIALVTTDAQRVAGDASLVPLKATAVGAARSVTAEYPAIEVRAIDIDAGAADFDALIEEVSLDRARRGCMTGDVALRGGERWVQSYRNAREPLAEGQATWLREGGVYVVTGGLGGLGLSIADHLARVCKARLVLVGRSALPPRGEWAERLSRGDLPLGVEDKVRRLLALEAAGGEVELIVADVADARALAKGIRAAVARFGPVDGVFHAAGALDDGLIETRTRPAVEAVLRPKIAGTLALEEALKGQKPGFLLLFSSVSAFAGLPGQVDYAAANAFLDAYAQSRRRDPVTRVQSVGWSQWAEVGMAASLGGREGGPATLPEDLGTGKAIDHPFLERLCTISEDEFVVTGILTPVRHWVLDEHRVVDAGALLPGTSFLEMSRAAVALVHKGALELSDFTFLKPFAVPDGTERALRVHVRKRGASGWKVTILGRTEGEQGEWTEHAHGVVRPHTLTPLRNALDLGAIAERCLPAICGAEDQPMMDFGPRWQNVVQALGNPHGEALLQLELAEEFRAETDAMGLHPALLDFATAGAQTLIPGRDPSREFYAPFTYRRFLLHAPLPARIWSHIRLASSDGQTAVFNVTITDADGVVLAEVREFTMMHMGDAAQLSRAPVSAPPRAARAASNDIAASVEGILPEEGVEIVARLLSGRSRPHTVISPYDLEPVLSRLRSPPRAARREAASGDPADLPATPAEQVIADLWCDLLGMDAVGRHDNFFDLGGHSLLAVQFTNRLRKKTGRTLPLAAMLGQPTVAALAAVIDPDSQASDATVAPADDGFGHGVVTIRKGGTGTPLFFVHDGLGETLLYRGLALRLDGSRPVLGLEPLRKADGNYAHTRIDEMAAYHLGKVRAVQPQGPYLLAGLCAGGVIAFEMAQQLQAMGEQVAFVGIIDAADVEARKFRFGETRTRLSRVTASLRSTSALHVLPDLGRRAWNLVRWEVGSRLRQAQDRRTVQSLRGAEDALPVAEAGSPAIPFLKLYEVAHKEHRPMGVLQSASVALFKASDDTGIVDDTPYRMVYRDYALGWGKRVREDIVILDVPGGHSSNLQEPHVATLAPLFQSALDDALSEHGPWSRAMAAHEERFDYFEQAAE